One Ricinus communis isolate WT05 ecotype wild-type chromosome 2, ASM1957865v1, whole genome shotgun sequence DNA segment encodes these proteins:
- the LOC8277160 gene encoding probable protein phosphatase 2C 74 → MSFFYCKLIIKSVTYNSFFDPLFISITDFIVCPYFFSHLFFSLISPFEILCFFLNIFLCLHESNLPFCYFSISNSHATAPTRIFSKDMVHLEDLVWGFSLISLAVYLLQTLRKVIVMAPLCLTSPTSSSPSSSSSFSLPSPLSWVNQFVLEQQQEGVHNYFLKETGHSSCERKRKDLSDINLQEENKKLIQEEKIVQENMHFEAFQKGLHDKCYSLEESSLSVKKVGAVKLKKRPARLLVPEYCPKLEFGEKDKKLENKEFEVQGKDFFLASKKGRREVMEDGYGVMLDILGDSKQAFFAVIDGHGGRAAADFVAENLGKNIVKDLEFVGKEDDNYQPEQAIRRGYLTTDREFLSQGVSSGACAASVLLRDGELHVANVGDCRVVLSRKGVADTLTIDHRVSREDERLRIQNSGGFVHCRNGIWRVQGSLAISRAIGDVNLKEWVISEPEIKRVPLTSDCEFLIMASDGLWDKVNEQEAVDTVLRGRNSVDAACKKLVDMSFSRGNLDDITVMVINLQNFMANGS, encoded by the exons atgtcttttttctactgcaaattaattattaaatccGTTACTTACAATTCCTTCTTTGACCCGTTATTCATCTCCATCACAGATTTTATTGTTTGCccttatttcttttctcacctctttttctctcttataAGCCCCTTTGAAATCCTTTGTTTCTTccttaatatttttctttgtttgcaTGAATCAAACcttcctttttgttatttttctatcaGCAATTCTCATGCAACTGCGCCCACAagaattttttcaaaagatatGGTACACTTAGAAGATCTTGTATGGGgtttttctcttatttctcTTGCCGTATACTTGCTTCAAACCTTAAGAAAGGTCATTGTTATGGCTCCTTTATGCCTTACTTCTCctacttcttcttctccttcttcttcttcttctttttctttgcctTCTCCTCTCTCATGGGTTAACCAGTTTGTGCTTGAACAACAACAAGAAGGTgtacataattattttttgaaagaaaccGGCCACAGTAGTTGCGAAAGGAAACGAAAAGATCTGAGCGATATAAATTTACAAGAGGAAAACAAGAAGCTCATTCAGGAAGAGAAAATCGTGCAAGAAAATATGCACTTCGAGGCGTTCCAAAAGGGTTTGCATGATAAGTGCTACTCATTAGAGGAGAGTTCTTTGAGTGTGAAAAAGGTTGGGGCTGTCAAGCTGAAGAAGAGACCTGCAAGGTTGCTTGTGCCAGAATATTGTCCAAAGCTAGAATTTGGTGAGAAAGACAAGAAATTGGAGAACAAAGAATTTGAGGTTCAAGGAAAAGATTTCTTTTTAGCTAGCAAGAAAGGTAGGAGAGAAGTCATGGAAGATGGGTATGGAGTGATGCTTGATATTCTAGGAGATTCCAAGCAG GCATTTTTTGCTGTGATTGATGGACATGGAGGCCGTGCAGCAGCTGATTTTGTAGCAGAAAATTTAGGAAAGAACATTGTAAAAGATCTTGAATTTGTAGGAAAGGAAGATGATAATTACCAACCAGAACAAGCCATTCGCCGCGGTTACTTGACTACAGATAGAGAGTTTCTTAGCCAG GGTGTAAGTAGTGGAGCTTGTGCAGCTAGTGTGCTATTGAGAGATGGAGAATTACATGTAGCAAATGTGGGTGACTGTAGAGTAGTATTGAGTAGGAAAGGAGTAGCTGATACATTAACAATTGATCATCGAGTTAGCAGGGAAGATGAGCGTCTTCGCATTCAGAATTCT GGTGGGTTTGTGCATTGCCGGAATGGGATTTGGCGAGTTCAAGGATCACTGGCAATTTCTAGAGCTATTGGAGATGTAAATTTGAAAGAATGGGTAATTTCTGAGCCTGAGATCAAAAGGGTTCCACTAACTTCTGATTGTGAGTTCTTGATAATGGCTTCCGATGGACTTTGGGATAAG GTAAATGAGCAAGAAGCAGTAGATACAGTTTTAAGAGGCCGGAATTCAGTGGATGCAGCATGCAAGAAGCTTGTAGATATGTCATTTAGCAGAGGCAATTTAGATGATATAACTGTGATGGTCATAAACCTTCAAAATTTCATGGCAAATGGTTCTTAA
- the LOC8277161 gene encoding sugar carrier protein C-like — protein MAPIVVGIGGGGDPNYTSKTTLYVVFACIIGGIGGLMFGYDIGISGGVTSMAPFLSEFFPSVYRKKALETSASQYCKFNDLTLTTFTSSLYLAALVASLCASWITSKLGRRMSMVLGGFVFLAGAALNGAAQAVWMLILGRILLGIGVGFSIQSVPLYVSEMAPYKRRGFFNIVFQLSITIGILCANLVNYVTPILMKNGQAWRVSLGGACVPAAFIFISALFLPNTPNSLLEKGQEQEAKAILKRIRGATQDHQIENEFQDLVKASDEAKQVEDPWRKLLRTRKYRPHLVMAVLIPALQQLTGINVVMFYAPVLFQSIGFKDDASLLSAVVTGTVNVLATFVSMYGTDKWGRRTLFLEGGLQMLIFQTLVAVFIGWKFGTTGIVNNLPSWYAVLVVLCICIFVAGFAWSWGPLGWLVPSEIFPLEIRSAAQSVVAAVNMLFTFAIAQLFLPMLCVLKFGLFIFFAFFVAVMTVFIYFFLPETKNIPIEEMSQIWRNHWFWKRYMTEEEPSIAMV, from the exons ATGGCTCCTATTGTTGTCGGAATTGGTGGTGGCGGTGACCCTAACTACACTTCTAAGACGACACTCTATGTCGTATTTGCATGCATCATAGGAGGCATAGGTGGTTTGATGTTTGGTTATGATATCGGTATTTCTG GTGGTGTGACATCCATGGCTCCCTTCTTGAGTGAATTCTTTCCTTCAGTTTATCGAAAGAAAGCATTAGAGACCTCAGCCAGTCAGTACTGCAAGTTCAACGATCTTACTCTTACTACTTTCACATCTTCTTTATACCTGGCTGCACTGGTTGCGTCCCTCTGTGCATCATGGATCACCAGCAAACTCGGTCGAAGAATGTCCATGGTTCTCGGTGGTTTTGTTTTCCTGGCCGGAGCTGCTCTCAATGGTGCTGCTCAGGCTGTCTGGATGCTTATTCTCGGCCGTATCTTGTTGGGTATTGGCGTTGGCTTTTCTATTCAG TCTGTGCCGCTTTATGTTTCAGAGATGGCTCCGTACAAAAGACGTGGCTTTTTCAACATTGTGTTTCAATTATCCATAACAATTGGTATTCTCTGCGCTAATCTCGTCAATTATGTGACTCCTATTTTGATGAAAAACGGCCAAGCATGGCGCGTTAGTCTTGGCGGCGCATGTGTTCCTGCTGCTTTCATCTTTATCTCAGCTTTGTTTCTTCCAAATACACCAAACTCTCTGTTAGAGAAAGGTCAGGAGCAAGAAGCTAAAGCCATCCTTAAACGTATCCGCGGTGCTACTCAAGACCACCAAATTGAGAATGAATTTCAAGACTTGGTTAAGGCTTCTGACGAAGCTAAGCAGGTGGAGGATCCATGGAGAAAGCTTCTGAGGACACGGAAATACAGGCCACATCTCGTAATGGCTGTACTAATCCCAGCACTTCAGCAACTCACTGGAATTAATGTGGTCATGTTTTACGCTCCAGTGCTGTTTCAAAGCATTGGGTTCAAAGACGATGCTTCTCTTCTCTCTGCAGTAGTTACTGGCACTGTTAATGTCTTGGCTACATTTGTTTCTATGTACGGAACTGATAAATGGGGAAGAAGGACTTTGTTTCTTGAAGGTGGACTTCAAATGCTAATCTTTCAG ACTTTGGTAGCAGTGTTTATTGGATGGAAATTTGGAACGACAGGAATAGTGAATAATTTACCATCATGGTATGCAGTTCTAGTTGTGTTGTGCATCTGCATTTTTGTAGCAGGATTTGCATGGTCATGGGGACCATTAGGATGGTTAGTGCCAAGTGAAATCTTCCCGTTGGAAATTCGATCAGCCGCTCAGAGTGTTGTCGCAGCAGTCAACATGCTGTTCACATTTGCAATCGCTCAATTGTTCCTTCCGATGCTTTGCGTCTTGAAGTTTGGATTGTTCATCTTTTTTGCCTTTTTTGTTGCGGTGATGACTGTcttcatttatttcttcttaCCCGAGACGAAGAACATTCCTATTGAAGAAATGTCGCAAATTTGGAGGAATCATTGGTTCTGGAAGAGATACATGACCGAAGAAGAGCCCTCCATTGCCATGGTCTAG